The genomic segment ATGGCTGGGTGTTCGTCCAGATGGGCGGCACGGTGGTGGAACGCACGCTTGCGCCCGGCGAGGAACTGCATATCGATACGGGCTGCGTTGCGGCCTATACGTCCGGAGTGGATTTCGACGTGATCCGCGCAGGATCGATCAAGTCGATGATATTCGGCGGGGAGGGCGTGTTCTTCGCCCGGCTGCGCGGGCCTGGCAAGGTGTGGATCCAGTCTATGCCCTTCTCCCGCCTCGCCGGCCGCATGCGCGCGGCGCTCGGCCCGATGGGCGGCCAGAACCGGGGCGAAGGCTCCGTACTGGGCGGGCTGGGCAATCTGCTCGACGGGGATTGATGGCCGGGCGGACGCCTGCCAGACCCAAGGCACGGGATTCGGCCGGAGCAAAGCTCTCCTGCTGCGTTTTCTCCAGAGTGCAGGAAAGCTAGAAGCATGTGCGGAATTATCGGCATTGTCGGCAAGGATGAAGTGGCATCGCGGCTGGTCGAAGGCCTGCGGCGGATGGAATATCGCGGCTATGATTCCGCCGGTGTCTGCACCGTGGATGGCGGACAGCTGATCCGTCGCCGCGCGCCGGGCAAGCTGATGAATCTCGTGGCGGAGCTGGAGGGCAATCCCGCGCCCGGCACGATTGGCATCGCCCACACGCGCTGGGCCACCCATGGCGCGCCGACCACCAGCAACGCTCATCCCCACGCTACGGGCGAAGTGGCGCTGGTGCATAATGGCATCATCGAGAATTTCCGCCCCCTGCGCGAGGAAATGCAGGCACGTGGCCGCCATTTCGAGAGCGAAACCGATACCGAAGTGGTCGCCCATCTCGTTTCGGAAAAGGTCGAGGCAGGCATGGCCCCGGCCGAAGCGGTCAGCGAGGTGCTGCCCCGCCTGCGCGGTGCCTTTGCGCTCGCCATTGCCTTCCGCTCCCACCCCGATCTTCTGATCGGCGCGCGGCTCGGCTCGCCGCTGGTGGTCGGCTATGGCGACGGAGAAACCTATCTCGGATCGGACGCGCTGGCGCTGGCTCCGCTTACCCAGCGTATCTCCTATCTCGACGAGGGGGACTGGGTGGTCATCACGCGTGAAGGCGCGCAGGTGTTCGACAAGGACAACAAACCAGTCGAGCGCGAAATCACTACTTCCGGCGCATCCTCCATCGCCATCGAGAAGGGCAATTACCGCCACTTCATGCAGAAGGAGATCTTCGAGCAGCCGGTGGTGGTGGCGCAAACCCTGCGCAGCTACATCCGCCAGCTGGAACGCAAGGTGGCCCTGCCGCAGATCGACTTCGACCTTTCGGCTGTGAAGCGCGTCACCATCGTGGCCTGCGGCACATCCTATTATGCTGGCATGGTGGCCAAATACTGGTTCGAACGTTTCGCCCGTGTGCCGGTGGACATCGATGTGGCGAGCGAGTTCCGCTATCGCGAGCCGGTACTGGAAAAGGGCGGGCTGGCCCTGTTCATTTCCCAGAGTGGCGAGACGGCGGATACGCTGGCGGCCCTGCGCCACTGCAAGGCGGAAGGCCAGGTCATCGCAGTGGTGGTGAACGTGCCCACCAGTTCCATGGCGCGCGAGGCTGACTTGCTGCTGCCCACCCATGCGGGGCCGGAAATCGGCGTTGCCTCCACCAAGGCCTTCACGTGCCAGTTGGCCGTGCTGGCTGCGCTGGCTGCGCATCTGGCCGTGAAGAAGGGCCGGATGGACCGCGAGGAAGAGGCCGAGGTTGTCGGCCATCTGCTCGAAGCGCCGGCCAGCCTCAATGCCGCGCTTTCCC from the Erythrobacter sp. SG61-1L genome contains:
- the glmS gene encoding glutamine--fructose-6-phosphate transaminase (isomerizing) encodes the protein MCGIIGIVGKDEVASRLVEGLRRMEYRGYDSAGVCTVDGGQLIRRRAPGKLMNLVAELEGNPAPGTIGIAHTRWATHGAPTTSNAHPHATGEVALVHNGIIENFRPLREEMQARGRHFESETDTEVVAHLVSEKVEAGMAPAEAVSEVLPRLRGAFALAIAFRSHPDLLIGARLGSPLVVGYGDGETYLGSDALALAPLTQRISYLDEGDWVVITREGAQVFDKDNKPVEREITTSGASSIAIEKGNYRHFMQKEIFEQPVVVAQTLRSYIRQLERKVALPQIDFDLSAVKRVTIVACGTSYYAGMVAKYWFERFARVPVDIDVASEFRYREPVLEKGGLALFISQSGETADTLAALRHCKAEGQVIAVVVNVPTSSMAREADLLLPTHAGPEIGVASTKAFTCQLAVLAALAAHLAVKKGRMDREEEAEVVGHLLEAPASLNAALSHDEEIAAMAHLIAPARDVLYLGRGPDYPLALEGALKLKEISYIHAEGYASGEMKHGPIALIDEAVPVIVLAPSGPLFEKTVSNMQEVRARGGKIVLISDAKGLAEAGEGCLATIEMPEVHPLIAPLVYAVPVQLLAYHTACVKGTDVDQPRNLAKSVTVE